A section of the Oncorhynchus keta strain PuntledgeMale-10-30-2019 chromosome 15, Oket_V2, whole genome shotgun sequence genome encodes:
- the LOC118378456 gene encoding oxygen-regulated protein 1-like, with protein MSSTPLHEQEAQVLQQGGGQGGEVVPSGSVASRPPQPHSDPQASRRVCFYKSGDPQFGGHRMVINARTFKTFDALLDALSKKVPLPFGVRTITTPRGSHPVRGLEELQNGGSYVCSDQRKVKPLNLDMANRRQPPWNTTTRPVSGGRRAQRGSRAVPGDINRPADSRIRTPKRLIVFKNRDPSVRRTVVLQRRTAPTYDALLDYLSVIMQFPVLKLYTPDGSRVEGLPALILCSGVVVASGNEPFRPGNYDFLTQPAAALSFNSDSIEPTRLKPLTENKTSLSSGRRSRNFSLSSERYFVNQINKSVNDSSNGQPVRLPENMETELNRRKTRGSIDMETETYQLVEDNGKTSIVPQDDDIEKSFRVNQDGSMTVEMKVRLTIKEEEMIHWTTTLSRSSVVTNRKLGAKSVSTPQSPDNNVEAKDPNIGLSEDETKESNHPSRNAERDVAFSGTDGGGTDSGGGGRAGSLKAHPRQKRMPTPGLRQVKKKQASVESVTTVTETGVQETSLGTFSYTECMADGETTEGYCVVRQSSSSSRLPAIPPVPKPRKSGSAGASRAIRTSSHSSLRSSGVAEVMQIQNNGNGREITETVMHIYERRQSSYDNYYANALGAGYGICGEGGGGYAGEAGYGGGCGGGSSSIPRSKPASSDSGPRSSVDLTRPSSTSDSLNQQRDEILSLSSEPTSPSQNVTLPFKKQPEIISNKLSSFPDNEAYATSESYTGSSPKETEWPEPKYVENWLQNIAPESIPYVPYMEEGGQDTEETEPRTKVNMEDEGQDTGEAEPRTKVIFQIGADSEVESEVKSDYPEDQHLPQGGDHLSVGGMSMSCLSVPVSYAEAQVDLSNPQRTRKLCSSMPSVRIDPVEQQNRLGLLHRSASFVPHPVEHSESSSSTHHLLIPKATLTPIFRQLCSSIQCIRQASQPPASLEKSHSMPDFSSQVSSVFGSSSKALMSFLSVSTLKDTLSSALGKGGGGEFCRGNSNSGSEALLVMQSLQKISTMEDEEQQRASLASLQSQTSDQLKDSWRDFQERSSEMGDRESPPLSPSTNQEFALDVESEAGDENGGRLGIEELMEELNMPQELRDEVSSLVEGERTVQYAMRSPMLGGSVSDMSYAVDTEVDKVECDEIEELEVFEEDVKKIPDNWPGEEKEGEEVEMQRKELAEKEEEGEGEEDEEEREEVGEEVVESEDKRSESDFEEGRSVDSHPSSDNKVCSSGRMLDEVCYIEERGLEEEGVEKEEDQGSCEEQNYDEGEQVEEEEGVEKEEDQGSCEEQNYDEGEQVEEEEEAEVGSELSMSRKSIKSLKSDNSVKSEKSVMSEKSMKSVNSEKSMTSRQSVKSDKSEVDCKVSEHEEGDVVSNNSSSRAIYLCGVKDQGLDTSNELKTDEGEEDEDEEEEVRGKDCSHPVEISQELLDFVNTALKSSSLMFTYDPKGNLRIEPEGATRVVHTKQMFLFNGCVDSQYGLKRLPSPNTSDLSDYRPETSSSGGYKTQGSVDMSTESGDQDKEEAGRHSPGFPRIRQTSDKQSKASTTSLELWASKPSSEMKVDQLRSPESLEGKRPTGSFESCHSKVCGESLSSVSGSSSVKTEPGPELVRMIDQGRWLFKEGDSPEVGGAWQSAADSKSLPDSSEGVLIDQGRWLLKENHLIRKSPPVPMGMYGNLDNTSVDTTLSEEAPAYNHLSSTSLYHHHHLNPLSVLSSSELEELARPPTPKCTYYNMSHSSDSDPFLDNLSLNENGARERSEGKDQGLQGRSKRETAVDTSRTWARKNGSMSSFASVEFRMRDGRVHPEGELGGSEAAVEPSSRTAVGMSGRSRALQVQSSLESLRCGPYCPIL; from the exons ATGAGTTCCACTCCTCTGCATGAGCAAGAGGCCCAGGTCCTTCAGCAGGGTGGCGGTCAGGGTGGGGAGGTGGTACCCTCAGGCAGTGTAGCCTCCCGCCCCCCTCAGCCCCACTCAGACCCCCAGGCCTCCAGACGTGTCTGCTTCTATAAGAGTGGAGACCCCCAGTTCGGAGGCCACCGGATGGTCATCAATGCCAGGACCTTCAAGACCTTCGATGCCCTCCTGGATGCCCTGTCTAAGAAG GTCCCCCTGCCGTTCGGGGTCCGCACCATCACCACCCCCCGTGGCTCCCACCCTGTCCGGGGTCTGGAAGAGCTGCAGAATGGGGGCTCCTATGTCTGCTCGGACCAGCGGAAGGTGAAGCCCCTCAACCTGGACATGGCTAACCGCCGCCAGCCACCCTGGAACACCACCACCCGGCCCGTCAGCGGGGGTCGGAGGGCGCAGCGAGGGAGTCGTGCTGTCCCTGGGGACATCAACCGGCCGGCAGACAGCAGGATCAGGACCCCTAAAAGGCTGATAGTATTTAAGAATAGAGACCCCAGTGTGAGGAGGACTGTagttctgcagagaagaacggctCCAACCTATGATGCTCTACTGGACTACCTGTCAGTCATCATGCAGTTCCCTGTACTGAAGCTGTACACACCAGACGGCAGCAGG GTTGAAGGTCTGCCAGCCTTGATCCTGTGTTCTGGGGTGGTGGTAGCTTCGGGGAACGAACCTTTTAGACCAGGGAACTATGACTTCCTGACCCAGCCTGCTGCTGCTCTGTCCTTTAACTCAGACTCTATAGAACCAACCAGGCTAAAGCCTCTAACAG AAAATAAAACATCGTTATCCAGCGGGCGGCGGTCCAGGAACTTCAGCCTGTCATCAGAGAGATACTTTGTGAACCAGATCAACAAGTCTGTGAACGATAGCTCCAATGGCCAGCCGGTCCGCCTCCCAGAGAACATGGAGACAGAGCTAAACCGGAGAAAGACCCGGGGCTCTatagatatggagacagagacgTATCAGCTTGTAGAGGACAACGGGAAGACCTCCATCGTACCGCAGGATGATGACATTGAGAAGTCCTTCAGGGTCAACCAGGATGGCAGCATGACCGTCGAGATGAAG GTCCGTCTGACCATTAAGGAGGAGGAGATGATCCATTGGACGACCACGTTGAGCCGCTCCAGCGTGGTGACCAATCGTAAACTAGGAGCCAAGTCGGTATCCACCCCACAGTCCCCCGACAACAACGTGGAGGCGAAAGACCCTAACATTGGTCTCAGTGAGGATGAGACCAAGGAGAGTAACCACCCCAGCCGCAATGCAGAGAGGGACGTGGCCTTCAGCGGGACGGACGGAGGAGGGACGGACAGTGGCGGTGGAGGCAGGGCTGGTTCTCTGAAGGCCCACCCCCGTCAGAAGCGGATGCCAACCCCTGGGCTGAGACAGGTGAAAAAGAAACAGGCGTCCGTGGAGAGCGTAACCACGGTGACGGAGACAGGTGTCCAGGAGACCAGCCTGGGGACTTTTTCGTACACAGAGTGCATGGCAGACGGGGAAACCACAGAGGGGTACTGTGTGGTCCGACAGAGCAGCAGCAGCTCCAGGTTACCCGCCATACCACCTGTCCCCAAGCCCAGGAAGAGTGGCTCGGCTGGGGCCAGCAGGGCCATCAGGACCAGCTCCCACTCCTCACTCCGGTCCTCTGGAGTAGCAGAGGTGATGCAGATTCAGAACAATGGTAATGGCAGGGAGATCACTGAGACCGTCATGCACATCTACGAGAGGAGACAGAGCAGCTACGATAACTACTATGCCAACGCCCTGGGGGCCGGGTATGGGATATgtggggagggaggtgggggttaTGCAGGTGAGGCAGGGTATGGTGGAGGTTGTGGTGGTGGCTCCAGCTCCATTCCGCGGAGTAAACCGGCCTCTTCAGATTCGGGGCCGCGCTCCTCCGTGGACTTAACCCGACCATCCAGTACCAGCGACTCACTGAACCAACAGAGGGATGAGatactctctctgtcttctgaaCCCACCTCACCTTCTCAGAATGTCACCCTTCCATTTAAAAAACAACCAGAGATCATTAGCAACAAACTGTCGTCTTTCCCAGACAACGAAGCTTACGCCACGTCAGAGTCTTACACAGGGTCATCTCCTAAAGAGACAGAATGGCCAGAACCAAAG TACGTAGAGAACTGGCTGCAGAACATCGCCCCGGAGTCCATCCCCTATGTCCCCTACATGGAGGAGGGAGGCCAGGACACAGAAGAGACTGAACCCAGGAccaag gTAAACATGGAGGACGAAGGCCAGGACACTGGGGAGGCTGAGCCCAGGACCAAGGTGATCTTCCAGATAGGAGCCGACTCAGAGGTTGAGTCAGAAGTGAAGAGTGATTACCCAGAGGATCAACATCTGCCCCAGGGGGGAGACCACCTCTCAGTGGGAGGCATGTCCAtgtcctgcctgtctgtccctgtcagcTACGCCGAGGCTCAGGTCGACCTCTCTAACCCCCAGAGGACCAGGAAACTGTGCTCCTCTATGCCCAGTGTCAG GATTGACCCGGTGGAACAGCAGAACAGGCTCGGTCTCCTCCACCGCTCAGCGTCCTTTGTCCCTCATCCTGTAGAGCACAGTGAGTCTTCCTCCTCCACCCACCACCTCCTTATCCCCAAGGCCACTCTTACACCGATCTTCCGTCAGCTCTGCTCCTCGATACAGTGCATCAGACAGGCCTCCCAGCCTCCTGCCAGCCTGGAGAAATCACACAGCATGCCTGACTTCTCCTCTCAG gTGTCATCGGTGTTCGGCTCGTCCTCCAAGGCGCTGATGTCCTTCCTGTCGGTGTCCACCCTGAAGGACACCCTGTCGTCAGCCctgggaaaaggaggaggaggagagttttGTAGAGGGAACTCTAATAGCGGGTCGGAGGCCCTCCTGGTGATGCAGTCGCTCCAGAAGATCTCCACAATGGAGGACGAGGAACAGCAGAGAGCCAGCCTGGCCAGCCTGCAGAGCCAGACCTCTGATCAGCTGAAGGACAGCTGGAGAGACTTCCAGGAAAGGAGCAGTGAAATGGGAGACAGGGAAAGTCCTCCTCTGTCTCCGAGCACCAACCAGGAGTTTGCCCTGGATGTGGAGTCTGAGGCGGGTGACGAGAACGGAGGACGGTTGGGTATCGAGGAGCTCATGGAGGAACTTAACATGCCCCAGGAACTCAGGGATGAGGTGTCGTCgttggtggagggagagagaacagtgcaATACGCCATGAGGTCTCCAATGTTAGGGGGCAGCGTCAGTGATATGTCTTATGCTGTTGACACTGAGGTAGACAAAGTAGAGTGTGATGAGATTGAGGAACTAGAGGTGTTTGAGGAAGATGTGAAGAAGATACCTGATAACTGGCCTGG agaggagaaggagggtgagGAAGTTGAgatgcagaggaaggagttagcagaaaaggaagaggagggagaaggtgaagaagatgaggaggagagagaagaggtgggggaaGAAGTGGTGGAGAGTGAGGACAAGAGATCTGAATCAGACTTTGAAGAGGGCAGGAGTGTTGATAGTCATCCATCCTCAGATAACAAAGTCTGTTCCAGTGGCAGGATGTTAGATGAAGTCTGTTATATAGAAGAACGAGGtttagaagaggagggagtggagaaggaggaggaccagggcagCTGTGAAGAGCAGAATTATGATGAGGGGGAgcaggtggaggaagaggagggagtggagaaggaggaggaccagggcagCTGTGAAGAGCAGAATTATGATGAGGGGGAgcaggtggaggaagaggaggaagcagAGGTTGGGTCTGAACTATCAATGTCAAGGAAGTCAATTAAGTCTTTAAAGTCAGATAATTCAGTAAAGTCCGAGAAATCTGTAATGTCTGAGAAATCAATGAAATCCGTAAATTCAGAAAAGTCAATGACTTCAAGGCAGTCTGTAAAGTCAGATAAGTCTGAGGTAGATTGTAAAGTCTCAGAACACGAGGAGGGTGACGTAGTGTCCAACAACTCCTCCTCTAGAGCCATATACCTCTGTGGTGTCAAAGATCAGGGTCTAGACACCTCCAACGAACTAAAGACTGACGaaggagaggaagatgaggatgagGAAGAAGAGGTCAGAGGTAAAGACTGCTCCCATCCTGTTGAGATATCTCAGGAGCTTCTAGACTTTGTCAACACTGCTCTGAAGTCCTCCTCCCTGATGTTCACCTACGACCCTAAGGGTAACCTGCGGATCGAACCGGAGGGGGCAACCAGGGTCGTCCATACCAAGCAGATGTTTCTATTTAACGGGTGCGTCGACAGCCAGTACGGCCTGAAGAGACTGCCCAGCCCCAACACCTCTGACCTGTCTGACTACAGACCGGAGACATCCAGCAGTGGAGGGTACAAGACCCAGGGGTCAGTGGACATGTCAACGGAGAGCGGAGACCAAGACAAGGAAGAGGCAGGGAGACACTCGCCTGGCTTTCCACGTATCAGACAGACTAGTGACAAGCAGAGTAAAGCCAGTACTACCTCTCTGGAGCTCTGGGCCTCTAAACCCTCGTCAGAAATGAAAGTAGATCAGTTAAGGAGCCCTGAGAGTCTTGAAGGGAAGAGGCCCACAGGGAGCTTTGAGTCTTGTCACTCTAAAGTCTGTGGGGAGAGCCTGTCGTCTGTCAGCGGGTCCAGCTCAGTGAAGACAGAACCAGGACCAGAGCTGGTCAGGATGATCGATCAGGGACGTTGGCTATTTAAGGAGGGGGACTCTCCTGAAGTGGGAGGAGCGTGGCAGAGCGCAGCAGACTCTAAGAGCCTCCCTGACTCTAGTGAGGGGGTTCTGATTGACCAAGGGCGCTGGCTTCTTAAGGAGAATCACCTAATCAGGAAGTCTCCCCCGGTTCCCATGGGGATGTACGGTAACCTTGACAACACGTCCGTGGATACAACCCTCAGTGAGGAGGCTCCAGCCTACAACCacctctcttccacctccctctaccatcaccaccacctcaaccccctgtctgtcctctcctcctccgagCTAGAGGAGCTGGCCCGACCTCCGACCCCTAAGTGCACCTATTATAACATGTCCCACAGCAGCGACTCAGACCCCTTCCTTGACAATCTCAGTCTCAACGAGAACGGGGCCAGGGAGAGATCAGAGGGCAAGGATCAGGGGTTGCAGGGCAGGTCTAAGAGGGAGACAGCTGTGGACACATCCCGGACCTGGGCGAGGAAAAACGGCAGCATGTCGTCATTCGCCTCGGTGGAGTTCAGGATGCGGGACGGCAGGGTACATCCGGAGGGGGAGCTGGGTGGGTCAGAGGCTGCTGTAGAGCCAAGCTCCAGGACTGCAGTGGGTATGTCTGGACGGAGCAGGGCTCTGCAGGTACAGAGCAGTCTAGAGTCTCTACGCTGTGGACCGTATTGTCCTATACTATAA